The genome window GTTTTGTCGGGATGAAAGTTTCCCATGCCATAGAAGAGGCTTTAGGAACACTAAAGCAGTGCAGTTCTTGCGGCGGAATGAGTGAAGATGATTTATGTTTTATATGCTGTGATGAGAGTAGGGACGAGACGCTTCTTTGTATAGTAGAAAATGCAAAAGATATACTTCTTTTAGAAGAGAACGGACTTTTTGAGGGCAGATATTTTGTTTTGGAATCTTTAGCGGAGATGAATTTTTTAAGTTTAGAAAAACTAGTCGGTTCGGGAGTTAAAGAGATTGTTTTTGCATTGACTCCTTCTATTTCAAATGATGCCGTTATGTTATATATTGAAGATAAATTAAGTAATTTTGATATAAACTATACGAAAATCGCTCAGGGTGTTCCGACGGGAGTGAGTTTAGAAAATATAGATTTATTGTCTCTAACCAGGGCATTGGCAGACAGGGTAAAGGTATAAATTTGAGATTTATTTATTTGACGATATGTTTATCTATAATTTTAAATTTTGCAGGATGCAGTTCAAAAAATATTGAAAAACCAAGTGAAGCAGCTCTTTATGAAGCAAAAGAGAACAATGCCGTAAACGGTGATGTTGAGGAATTCTCCGACGAGTTTAAAACAGAAGAGGTATATGACCCTTTTAGCGGGTACAACAGATTTATGACAGGCTTTAATGACGGTGCTTATGAGTATGTACTTAAACCTGTTTCAAAGGGGTATAAAACCGTGTTGCATGTTGAGATAAGGGAGAGTGTAAGAAATTTTTTTAATAATCTTTATTTTCCTATGCGTTTTGCCAATAATATTTTGCAAGGAAAACTCTCATATGCTTCTGAAGAGGGCGCTAGATTTGTTCTTAACACTACGGTCGGTATCGCGGGATTGTTTGATCCGGCAAAGAGTTGTTTTGAACTTCAAGCACATGAAGAGGATTTCGGTCAGACACTTGGGTTTTACGGCGTAGGCAGCGGTCCACATATAGTTTTACCGCTTCTTGGTCCGTCAAACTTGAGAGATATGATTAGTCTTTATCCTGATTCGCTGCTTAGTCCGATTGATTATAATGAGAGAAGGTATTGGACTTTAACGGATACCTTGGCAGAGTATTTGGAGGCAAAGTCATTGGAAAATATAAATTATATGTCCTTAAATATGGATAGATATGAAAAAATGAGAAAGGATGCTGTGGATTTATACCCGTATTTAA of Sulfurimonas sp. contains these proteins:
- a CDS encoding VacJ family lipoprotein, with translation MRFIYLTICLSIILNFAGCSSKNIEKPSEAALYEAKENNAVNGDVEEFSDEFKTEEVYDPFSGYNRFMTGFNDGAYEYVLKPVSKGYKTVLHVEIRESVRNFFNNLYFPMRFANNILQGKLSYASEEGARFVLNTTVGIAGLFDPAKSCFELQAHEEDFGQTLGFYGVGSGPHIVLPLLGPSNLRDMISLYPDSLLSPIDYNERRYWTLTDTLAEYLEAKSLENINYMSLNMDRYEKMRKDAVDLYPYLRDVYEQYRNKQIKE
- the recR gene encoding recombination mediator RecR, yielding MRSSLEKFNKLVEALQELPTIGKKSATRLAYHMVMKDSFVGMKVSHAIEEALGTLKQCSSCGGMSEDDLCFICCDESRDETLLCIVENAKDILLLEENGLFEGRYFVLESLAEMNFLSLEKLVGSGVKEIVFALTPSISNDAVMLYIEDKLSNFDINYTKIAQGVPTGVSLENIDLLSLTRALADRVKV